Genomic segment of Chloroflexota bacterium:
GTTGGCGTGGCCGTCGCTGGAGCCGGCGTTCCAGGTGTGGCAGTTGGCGTGGCGCTGACGCTGGGCGGCGCGACAGCGACGTCATCGCGTGGCGGCGGCACGAACGGGTCGCGCGGCTGCAGGTCGTGCCACCACGTTTCAATTCGAAGTGGAATCGACTCTGCGCGCTCGCGAAGTGGCGGCACGGCAGACACGATGACGGTCGCGACAATACCCAACACGAGCGTCAGCACCAGCAGATTGCGGATAATGCGCATGGGCCTGATGCTAACAGAGGGCGCGTGACGCGCCAAACGTCGCAATGACGTCCCGACGCGCCCCGACAGGTTGATCCTGTTGCTCCAAACACAGCTATTCTCATTTTGGAGTCGGCTGCCAATATGCCCCCTCATCCCCAGCCCCTTCTCCCCCGCGCGCGCGGGGGAGAAGGGGAAAAGCTAACGGGGATTGGCGCGGCGGCGCAGCCGCCGCGCCAATCTCCTAAGAATCTCGCCCCCTCCCAACGAAGTTGGGAGGGGGTCGGGGGGAGGGCAGTGCCACTTTTTCGACGGGCCAGCTTGCGTGACAAGCGCCTGAGAGCCAGCGCATCGCAAGCGGCATTGGAAAGTACCCGTACAAAGCTAAATTGAGAATTGCTGTCCAAACACAATCCGCTGGAAATATGCCTTTAGAAAGACTATAATTCTGGCCGGAACTTCGTCGCGACGCCGACTCGACGTTGAGCCGGGCAGAGATCTTCACTGGATGTGGCGATGACCGAAAAAGAAATCAAACAACAACTGGAGCAGGTGGCCGACTTGCGCGCCCGGCGCGAATCGCTGGCGCTGCAAAAAGAGAACCTGCGCGATTCGGTGCTGACGGACGAGATCAGAGCGAAGCTGGCCGAGATCGATGCGGAATTCAATCCACAGTTGGAAGCGCTCGATGAGGCAGCGGCCGAGTTGGAAGCGGATGTGAAGCAGGCGATCATCGCCCTCGGCACATCGGTCAAAGGCCAGCATGCGCAGGGCGTCTGGTATCGTGGGAGGGTTAGCTGGGACACCAAGTCGCTGGAGCAGTATGCCGGCACGCATCCTGAGTTGCTCCAGTTCCGAAAGGCGGGCGCGCCGTATGTCGTTCTACGGCTACTGAAACCGTAGGGCGGTATGCGTTGGCCCCCAACCAGTTCTAAGTCAGGACAATTGCGATGATCGAAACCAGGGACCTCACGCGCCGCTTCGGCGCCGCCACCGCCGTTGAGTCGCTTACGCTGAGTGTGGCGCGCGGCGAAGTCTTCGCGTTCCTCGGCCCCAATGGGGCCGGCAAGACGACGACCGTGCGCATGCTGGCCTGCCTGATCGCGCCGACGAGCGGCGAGGCGATCGTCGCCGGGCGGCGCGTCGGCGCGGACAACGATGGCATCCGCGCGCATATCGGCATCCTCACGGAAGCGCCGGGATTGTACGAGCGCTTGAGCGCGGCACAGAACCTGGCGTTCTTTGCGCAGTTGCACAGCCTGCCGGGCGACCGCAGCGATGCGCAAGTGCGGCGGTACCTGGCGATGCTCGGCTTGTGGGAGCGGCGGAACGAACCGGTGGCGGCTTTCTCCAAAGGCATGAAACAGAAGCTGGCCATCGCGCGGGCGCTGCTGCATGAGCCTGAAGTGCTGTTTCTCGACGAGCCGACCAGTGCACTCGACCCCGAATCGGCCAAGGTGGTGCGCGATTTCATCGCCGAGCTCAGGGGCGAAGGCCGCACGATCTTCCTCTGCACGCACAACCTCGACGAAGCCGAGCGTTTGGCCGACCATATCGGCGTCATGAAGCAGCGGCTGATTCAGGTTGGGACGCCGGAGGGACTGCGGCGCAGCCTGTACGGGCGGCACGTCGTCGTGCGCCTGCGCGACGCGAGCGGCGCGCCGATCGACGCGCTGCGCGCGTTGCCCGGGGCGAATACCGTGAACGTCGAAGGCAGCCAAATTGTGATTGGCGTCGACAACCCGGATGAGATGACGCCGGCGATCGTGCGCGCGGTGGTGCAGGCGGGCGGCGATGTGTTGTCCGTCGTCGAGGAGAAGCACTCGCTTGAAGATGTGTACCTGAACCTGGTCCACCACGAAGCGGAGGCACGGCCATGAACTGGACGCGCGTGCGCGCGGTGATCGCGCGCGAACTGCTGGAGGTGCGCCAGAACCGCACCCTGCTGCTGACCATCTTCGGCCCGCCGCTGCTGCTCACCATCCTGCCGCTGGGCATCATGGCGTTCATGGGCGCGGTGCCGGAGCGCAATAACATGCGCCCGGAGGATATTGCGCGGTACGTTGAAGCGTTCCCTGAACTCAAGAGCCTCGGCGGCCTGGAAGTCATCCAGATTATCATCATGCGCCAGTTCCTGCTGATGTACTTGATCCTGCCGCTCATGGTGCCCACCAGCATCGCGACGGCCAGCATCATCGGCGAGAAGGAAGTGCGCAGCCTGGAGCCGCTGCTGGCCACGCCGGTGCGCACCGAAGAGCTGTTGCTCGGCAAGAGCATCGCCGCGGTCGTGCCGGCCGTGGCGTCCACCTGGTTCGCGTATGCCGTGTTCTTCATCGGCGCGCGTTTCGTGTCCTTGAGCGACCTGGTCTTTGCGCAACTGCTGTCGCCGATCTGGTTGCTGGCGATCATCGTGCTGGCGCCGCTGCTGGCGCTCTTGTCGGTGAACCTCTCGGTGATTATTTCGTCGCGCGTCAACGATGCGCGCGTCGCGCAGCAACTGGCGAGCATGCTCGTGATCCCCATCGTCGCGCTGTCGGTCGGGCAGACAATGGGTTTTGTGGCGCTCAACGTCGTGACGTTTCTCGTGGCAACGGTTGTCGTCATTCTGGTCGACTTGGGCGCGATGTATGCCGGCGTGATGCTATTCCAGCGCGAGGCCATCCTGACACGCTGGAAATAGCGCGCCATCCATTAACTCACCATACGAGGTGCCACATGGTTGATCCGAAAATCTACACGCAGGCCGTTCACGCGGGCGAAGACCCCGAGCCGGGCAGCCGCGACAGCGTCGCCGCGATTCACATGGCGACGACATTCTTCCTTGGTTCGGCCGAGGAAGGCGCGGCGATCACGCGCGGCGACACCGACGGCTACATCTACAACCGCTGGGGGCACCCGAACCAGTCGCGCCTGGAGGCCAAAGTCGCTGCGCTCAACGGCGCCGAGGCGGCGTTGGCCTGCGCGACCGGCATGGGTGCGATCAGCACCGCGCTCTTGAGCGCGCTCAAGGCAGGCGACCACGTCATCTGCGCCGACTGCGTATATTCTGGCACGTACAACCTGATGACGACCGAGCTGCCCGCGCTGGGCATCCAGACGACTCTCGTGGACGCCACCGATCCGCAGCAGGTGCGCGACGCTTTCCGGCCCAACACGCGACTGGTCTACCTCGAAACGCCGGGCAACCCGGCGCTCAAGATAAGTGATATCGCAGCGATCACGGGCATGGCCAAAGCGCGGGGCGCGCTGACGTTTGCGGACAACACGTTTGCCACGTCGATCAACCAGCGGCCGCTGTCGCTGGGCGCGGACCTGGTTTTGTACAGCGCCACGAAGTACATGGCCGGGCACGGGCAGGCGATGGGCGGCATGATCGTCGGGCGCAGCGAACTGATTGAGGCGGCGAAACTGAAACTCGTGTATTTCGGCCCGGTCATCAGCCCGTTCAATGCCTGGCTGATCATGCTGGGCATGCACACCTACCCGCTGCGCGTCG
This window contains:
- a CDS encoding ABC transporter permease subunit; protein product: MNWTRVRAVIARELLEVRQNRTLLLTIFGPPLLLTILPLGIMAFMGAVPERNNMRPEDIARYVEAFPELKSLGGLEVIQIIIMRQFLLMYLILPLMVPTSIATASIIGEKEVRSLEPLLATPVRTEELLLGKSIAAVVPAVASTWFAYAVFFIGARFVSLSDLVFAQLLSPIWLLAIIVLAPLLALLSVNLSVIISSRVNDARVAQQLASMLVIPIVALSVGQTMGFVALNVVTFLVATVVVILVDLGAMYAGVMLFQREAILTRWK
- a CDS encoding aminotransferase class I/II-fold pyridoxal phosphate-dependent enzyme produces the protein MVDPKIYTQAVHAGEDPEPGSRDSVAAIHMATTFFLGSAEEGAAITRGDTDGYIYNRWGHPNQSRLEAKVAALNGAEAALACATGMGAISTALLSALKAGDHVICADCVYSGTYNLMTTELPALGIQTTLVDATDPQQVRDAFRPNTRLVYLETPGNPALKISDIAAITGMAKARGALTFADNTFATSINQRPLSLGADLVLYSATKYMAGHGQAMGGMIVGRSELIEAAKLKLVYFGPVISPFNAWLIMLGMHTYPLRVERMNQTALALARFLEDHPSVEWVRYPGLESHPQYALARKQMSGYGGMIAFEVKGGIDAGRRMMNKVRLSTLAVSLGHSKTLVCHAASTTHESLTPDARAAAGVTDGLVRLSVGLEDAQDLMEDLDQSMR
- a CDS encoding ABC transporter ATP-binding protein; translated protein: MIETRDLTRRFGAATAVESLTLSVARGEVFAFLGPNGAGKTTTVRMLACLIAPTSGEAIVAGRRVGADNDGIRAHIGILTEAPGLYERLSAAQNLAFFAQLHSLPGDRSDAQVRRYLAMLGLWERRNEPVAAFSKGMKQKLAIARALLHEPEVLFLDEPTSALDPESAKVVRDFIAELRGEGRTIFLCTHNLDEAERLADHIGVMKQRLIQVGTPEGLRRSLYGRHVVVRLRDASGAPIDALRALPGANTVNVEGSQIVIGVDNPDEMTPAIVRAVVQAGGDVLSVVEEKHSLEDVYLNLVHHEAEARP